A region of Drosophila mauritiana strain mau12 chromosome 3L, ASM438214v1, whole genome shotgun sequence DNA encodes the following proteins:
- the LOC117141631 gene encoding nucleosome-remodeling factor subunit NURF301 isoform X5: MSGRGSRKRGRPPKTPNERASGRFNYQLLKKPKYLSEGKSQPSTPSASRGISPQSDEGSRSSHNNHTNRSRGSAAKRGRGRKSAVQPNTSSYSGRKGYESEYHYGSDFGDSEEDKSDNEDDMLLTPSDDESLEVANESESEFSVCSFNQNGVGRPPRPPSPEPVWLQEGRQYAALDLPDSSEDLFIANTHVLRALSIYEVLRRFRHMVRLSPFRFEDLCAALACEEQSALLTEVHIMLLKAILREEDAQGTHFGPLDQKDTVNISLYLIDSITWPEVLRSYVESDKTFDRNVFQILSQTEYPYTGIDNRLEVLQFLSDQFLTSNSIRDVMLQEGPIHYDDHCRVCHRLGDLLCCETCPAVYHLECVDPPMNDVPTEDWQCGLCRSHKVSGVVDCVLPQEKQGVLIRHDSLGVDRHGRKYWFIARRIFIEDQEDFTCWYYSTTSKLKLLLSRLDAEELETRLHSQITERRDEIERQMKLTETLTNEHKHTKRSVIEIEQEAKNELLEKEVLDEDEKDVDAKSEEGTKKPEECKMVTRQKSNQLTNGTLYFKLGMEQGFKNYVNQYSTNPIALNKPQRNEERDKRRHLSHKFSLTTASDFKWIGITMGTTDNMITTLRQTLINFESNIAASFLNINWVVNKKIWNAAVMNARRPSEFAVVLLLFQASLKSVVFANVWHEQLGHTTLQRITSAEREERKKLEKREKRERDDEEERNRLAFNYIKYTLGLKHQVWKQKGEEYRVHGQWGWLWLSSSRRCGVRARRAQPLTHNRVYVHYTMGEENDVNEIILVDPRTQRFMQQCESSNVDGQVCHYLPDQYKNVKVIEDVREKVKGHIDVSKALNAPGRTYYSKVARKSRLDDLLDRRLKLAEVEEQMASKVPSDTKPLLVSSQNVTANSKQTFLEKRLLRLTEVQAKGGPANVNLELVNSLAKQIQTVRLQFSQLNRFAKVFRCYTKECNTNSNAVSQITQNTCYSPLCLQKARAKKELLLLLRKAHTAGNGSKETVAAILGAVKKPSILEQKLTEGKRESSQVTVDDPEEGKPAESEAPLDLLQDWEHARAHAVPFSDSLLTECLLVDQECVTNTRIKQEGDGSGGSNTTPDSNTQDSDKIDYIESMDVCSNVEIESTEDSIVTGLNSGNAEDVDMTPGWRRKRNQKSKKSYIGTKDVLDQTLDKDIPLNKQNRRFPITARPVKRECVKKYERETFENGTERVYSTSSPRGRVYLLNDAAKLYEQAVKTEDKSTISKKPSYSRYPLISNFLTHKKKRSLLVLPRFELLKLARLGGKTSTNGFHHAAKNNTIWQYQCSRPLFRTCWSYRTSNATSLSSLALQLRILWSCLRWDDMIAKPPSTDGKHQVTTDTEIVTLELLKLRHSGRYGEKTSYLRRKVVIPLEMPKTVREVTSIRSGLRKRKRAESPQPTEPQISEEWVDEDKLELWEIKFMGEKQEKARLSAVTRSVASRQLDASGSSGSNTSTNGALGVAGRVQLAPKLSEDVKEKMEQQLKLQRAVHQQRKLVATGEVTRSVTPVKGQVIGSRRVIVKNPDGTTRIIQQAVTQVSRTGGANTAAAAASPTVGGSTSTQSNPSTSTPHKVQIIRGPDGKVSVRGLNPGQQLVQMPDGKLHVLTTTTSSNSAGQGNKIKVPIKPASASSSPAISSAQTTTNPVTPMIKQIAVKHVTKNSATQSIASSSRVALPLAQIKNKLLLAQQQQQSTSSPATSSSPVQKIVSKVVNASTSGQALQQVLVQSGSKLVLGQNAQGQKVIISTSATQQQGTSPVQQQQLVQSQPIQQSPQQISMTQVGNQPTQKVIQQIVNTSNVQQQIVVGGQRIILSPGQTIVTQRNVPQSQALQMVQQQIQTQQQQQQHHVVQPQQQFVVQSNQIVQSSPSAQTKLVKQLVVQQQSQQTIEEKTQISTTDSNETGTQQVLVPNSTLAQQLAQGKLQVATVNGQQVIVKPLGNNQAQIVAHIKHQGDGNAHIVTSNSATAVPQANPQNSPVKQQALPPQSPQQVVVQQQQIHQQSPTNFESGVTPITQQPVLTQTVQAPAQQQALSVEESLLQNQPPGTVIKCVTAQVLQTEHGPRIVLQGLVGNDFTAQQLQLVQTQVKQQLMKAQESNGKLGVLGPTKIYLAVQPENAVQSQPPPLTPVHQSAAHQQTNNIEIDADTLATTYEANSTIKDIAINNGDDQENSKCAETENSNITTNESFAGTSSLLEGSEQKEPTNLAGFDISETDLENKQNESFVVTRGYIQKSISNALKQGNLSPELEEKLVCMQKQQENANSTNEWESCSRSSVNEEALTSSRQTDDTEWKIRTSLKRPNAMTTSSQFNRILKKNRSKNDEVAELGEQKQSQLERHKELLKKNILRKRSLLERNLQSEIHEDVKTKVQRHVRPLSNASPDEHSENERSGEPNLDFKRTEVQNPRHGAGRPKKLTRKKEKLYCICRTPYDDTKFYVGCDLCSNWFHGDCVSITEEASKKLSEFICIDCKRARETQQLYCSCRQPYDESQFYICCDKCQDWFHGRCVGILQSEAEFIDEYVCPECQRKNDANAANMKKLTPNDVEELKNLIKQMQLHKSAWPFMEPVDPKEAPDYYKVIKEPMDLKRMEIKLESNTYTKLAEFIGDMTKIFDNCRYYNPKESSFYKCAEALESYFVQKIKNFRENVFGQRT, translated from the exons TCTATGAAGTACTGCGACGATTTCGCCACATGGTCCGCCTTTCACCATTCCGATTTGAAGACTTGTGTGCAGCGCTGGCTTGTGAGGAGCAAAGTGCATTATTGACGGAGGTACACATAATGTTACTTAAAGCGATTCTTCGAGAAGAGGACGCGCAGGGTACACATTTTGGCCCGCTGGATCAAAAAGATACGGTTAATATAAGTCTTTACCTGATTGACTCTATAACGTGGCCGGAAGTTTTGCGAAGCTATGTGGAAAGCGATAAGACGTTTGATCGCAACGTGTTTCAGATTTTAAGCCAAACTGAATACCCGTACACGGGCATTGACAATCGGCTTGAAGTGCTCCAGTTTCTGTCAGATCAATTTTTAACTTCCAATTCTATACGAGATGTAATGCTGCAGGAGGGGCCTATTCATTATGATGACCATTGCCGCGTATGCCATCGGCTCGGTGATTTATTATGCTGCGAGACGTGCCCTGCTGTCTATCATTTGGAATGTGTGGACCCGCCAATGAATGACGTACCTACTGAGGATTGGCAGTGCGGGCTTTGCCGCTCGCATAAGGTAAGTGGCGTAGTGGACTGCGTGTTGCCACAGGAAAAACAAGGCGTGCTAATCCGGCATGATAGCCTCGGTGTTGATCGTCATGGGCGCAAATATTGGTTTATTGCACGTCGCATTTTTATCGAGGATCAGGAGGACTTTACATGCTGGTATTACAGTACGACAAGTAAGTTAAAATTGCTGCTCAGCCGACTGGACGCCGAAGAACTGGAAACTCGTCTGCATAGCCAGATTACAGAACGGAGAGACGAAATCGAGCGCCAAATGAAACTGACTGAGACCTTAACCAATGAACACAAACACACGAAGCGTAGTGTTATCGAAATCGAACAAGAGGCTAAAAATGAACTTTTGGAGAAAGAGGTCCTTGACGAGGATGAAAAAGATGTTGATGCTAAATCTGAAGAGGGAACAAAAAAACCAGAAGAATGTAAAATGGTCACGCGTCAAAAATCCAATCAGCTGACTAATGGTACTTTGTATTTCAAACTTGGTATGGAGCAAGGATTTAAAAATTATGTCAACCAGTATTCAACAAATCCGATTGCACTCAATAAGCCGCAACGAAACGAGGAGCGAGATAAGCGACGCCATCTGTCCCATAAGTTCTCGTTAACGACGGCTTCTGACTTTAAATGGATCGGTATAACCATGGGAACTACTGACAATATGATAACCACTCTGAGGCAAACATTGATAAACTTCGAATCCAATATAGCAGCttcctttttaaatattaactGGGTAGTTAACAAAAAAATTTGGAATGCTGCGGTGATGAACGCCCGTCGACCTTCTGAATTTGCGGTCGTATTGTTACTTTTTCAAGCGTCCCTTAAGAGCGTTGTTTTTGCCAACGTCTGGCATGAGCAACTCGGGCACACAACCTTGCAACGCATAACTAGTGCCGAACGAGAAGAGCGaaaaaagctggaaaagcgaGAGAAGCGCGAGCGGGATGATGAGGAAGAACGTAATCGCTTAGCATTTAACTACATAAAGTATACCCTGGGTCTCAAACATCAAGTCTGGAAGCAAAAAGGAGAAGAATACCGGGTACACGGGCAATGGGGCTGGCTTTGGCTCTCAAGCAGTCGACGCTGTGGTGTTCGTGCACGGCGAGCCCAGCCACTAACACACAATAGAGTCTACGTACATTACACCATGGGAGAGGAAAACGACgtaaatgaaattattttagTCGACCCACGCACCCAACGGTTTATGCAACAATGTGAGTCAAGCAATGTGGATGGACAGGTGTGTCATTATTTACCGGACCaatataaaaatgtgaaaGTTATAGAAGATGTTAGGGAGAAAGTCAAAGGGCACATCGACGTCAGCAAAGCGCTTAATGCTCCAGGTCGTACTTATTATTCGAAAGTGGCTCGCAAATCTAGGTTAGATGATTTATTGGATCGCCGTTTAAAGTTGGCCGAGGTCGAGGAGCAGATGGCTTCTAAAGTTCCTTCTGACACGAAGCCGCTTCTTGTTTCTTCTCAAAATGTTACAGCCAACAGCAAACAAACGTTTCTGGAGAAGCGTTTACTTCGCCTTACTGAAGTCCAAGCAAAGGGGGGTCCTGCAAACGTAAACTTGGAACTTGTTAATTCGCTGGCTAAACAAATTCAAACCGTGCGCTTACAATTTAGTCAGCTTAATCGGTTTGCTAAAGTTTTTCGTTGTTACACAAAGGAGTGTAACACCAATTCAAATGCTGTATCTCAAATAACCCAAAATACTTGCTACTCTCCATTATGTCTTCAAAAAGCTCGGGCCAAAAAGGAACTTCTTTTGCTGTTGCGAAAGGCGCACACTGCCGGTAATGGCTCAAAAGAGACAGTTGCCGCTATTTTGGGCGCTGTTAAAAAGCCATCTATTCTCGAGCAGAAGCTGACGGAGGGTAAAAGAGAATCATCTCAGGTGACCGTGGATGATCCCGAAGAGGGGAAGCCAGCTGAATCCGAAGCGCCGTTGGATTTACTTCAAGATTGGGAACATGCACGAGCGCACGCCGTTCCTTTTAGCGATTCTTTATTGACCGAGTGCCTGCTGGTTGACCAGGAGTGCGTAACCAACACGAGAATTAAACAAGAGGGGGATGGCAGTGGCGGAAGCAATACAACTCCTGACTCGAACACACAAGACTCCGATAAAATAGACTATATTGAGAGTATGGACGTTTGTAGTAATGTTGAAATTGAGAGTACCGAAGACTCCATTGTTACGGGCTTAAACTCTGGGAACGCTGAAGATGTCGATATGACACCTGGATGGCGGCGAAAGCGTAACCAGAAATCGAAAAAAAGCTACATCGGCACTAAGGATGTGTTGGATCAGACGTTAGACAAGGATATACCACTTAACAAACAGAACCGCAGATTTCCCATCACTGCACGTCCGGTTAAGCGCGAATGTGTGAAAAAATACGAACGAGAGACATTTGAGAATGGAACCGAGCGGGTCTATTCGACTAGTTCGCCTCGGGGTCGTGTATACCTCCTTAATGACGCAGCCAAGTTGTATGAGCAAGCTGTAAAAACTGAGGATAAGTCAACGATATCCAAAAAGCCATCATACTCTCGATACCCACTTATATCAAATTTTCTTACTCATAAAAAAAAGCGTAGCCTTTTAGTGCTACCACGATTTGAGTTACTGAAACTGGCTCGTCTAGGTGGAAAAACATCGACAAATGGTTTTCATCACGCAGCGAAAAATAACACAATTTGGCAGTATCAGTGCTCGCGTCCCCTCTTCCGAACCTGTTGGTCCTATAGAACATCTAATGCCACGTCCTTATCCAGCCTAGCACTTCAGCTACGAATATTGTGGTCGTGTCTCCGCTGGGATGACATGATAGCAAAGCCACCATCCACGGATGGGAAGCATCAGGTTACTACGGATACTGAAATTGTAACATTGGAATTGCTCAAACTTCGGCATTCAGGACGCTATGGTGAGAAAACAAGCTATTTGCGACGAAAAGTTGTTATTCCACTTGAAATGCCCAAGACTGTAAGAG AAGTAACATCTATACGATCTGGACTGCGAAAACGAAAGCGTGCTGAATCTCCTCAGCCAACCGAGCCACAAATAAGCGAGGAATGGGTCGACGAAGATAAATTGGAGCTatgggaaattaaatttatgggagaaaaacaagaaaaggCACGCCTATCAGCTGTCACCCGATCTGTAGCATCCCGTCAATTGGACGCAAGTGGTAGTAGTGGTTCCAACACTTCAACTAATGGAGCTCTTGGCGTCGCCGGACGCGTCCAACTGGCACCTAAGTTGAGTGAAGATGTTAAAGAAAAAATGGAACAACAATTGAAATTACAGCGCGCTGTTCATCAGCAGAGAAAATTGGTTGCAACTGGCGAAGTAACCCGTTCTGTGACACCAG TTAAAGGCCAGGTTATCGGTAGCAGGCGTGTCATTGTTAAAAACCCTGATGGCACAACTCGAATTATTCAGCAAGCAGTTACGCAGGTTTCAAGAACAGGAGGAGCTAatactgcagcagcagctgcttcACCTACTGTAGGAGGCTCGACAAGCACGCAGTCAAATCCATCCACATCTACACCGCATAAAGTACAAATTATAAGGGGCCCAGATGGCAAAGTAAGCGTACGCGGGTTAAATCCTGGGCAGCAGCTGGTTCAAATGCCGGATGGTAAACTCCATGTGCTGACTACCACAACATCTTCAAATTCGGCGGGGCAAG GAAACAAAATAAAGGTTCCCATTAAGCCAGCTTCTGCTTCGTCGTCACCCGCCATCAGTTCAGCACAGACTACTACAAATCCAGTGACGCCAATGATAAAGCAAATTGCAGTTAAACATGTCACAAAAAATTCAGCGACCCAATCCATAGCATCATCCTCGCGAGTAGCATTACCGCTTGCTCAAATTAAGAATAAGTTGTTACTggcccaacagcagcagcaatcaaCATCATCACCAGCAACTTCATCATCCCCCGTGCAAAAGATAGTGTCAAAAGTGGTTAACGCTAGTACCTCTGGGCAAGCTCTACAGCAAGTACTTGTGCAGTCTGGGTCAAAACTTGTATTGGGCCAAAACGCACAAGGACAAAAGGTTATTATATCTACATCGGCGACACAACAGCAAGGAACATCACCGGttcaacagcagcaactaGTACAATCGCAACCAATTCAGCAGTCACCACAGCAGATCTCCATGACACAGGTCGGTAATCAACCAACGCAAAAAGTAATTCAGCAAATTGTTAATACCAGCAACGTGCAGCAGCAGATAGTAGTTGGCGGTCAACGGATTATCTTAAGCCCCGGTCAAACTATTGTTACTCAGAGGAATGTGCCGCAGAGTCAAGCATTGCAGATGGTTCAGCAGCAGATTCAAacccagcaacagcagcagcaacatcatgTCGTCCAGCCTCAGCAACAATTTGTGGTTCAATCAAACCAAATTGTACAATCTTCGCCAAGTGCACAAACCAAACTGGTTAAACAGCTTGTGGTTCAACAACAATCGCAGCAAACCATTgaagaaaaaacacaaatcagCACGACTGATAGCAATGAAACTGGCACACAACAAGTCTTGGTTCCAAATTCAACTTTAGCCCAGCAGTTAGCACAGGGCAAATTGCAGGTGGCAACAGTGAATGGGCAACAAGTAATCGTAAAACCGTTGGGAAATAATCAGGCTCAAATCGTGGCACATATTAAACACCAAGGTGATGGGAACGCTCACATCGTTACAAGTAATTCAGCCACTGCAGTACCTCAAGCTAACCCACAGAACTCACCAGTCAAGCAACAGGCTCTCCCACCACAAAGTCCACAACAAGTCGttgtgcagcagcaacagataCATCAACAGTCACCTACAAACTTCGAAAGTGGCGTTACCCCAATAACTCAACAGCCGGTTCTCACCCAGACTGTCCAGGCCCCAGCCCAACAGCAAGCCTTGAGTGTTGAGGAAAGTCTTTTGCAGAATCAGCCGCCTGGAACAGTAATTAAATGTGTCACCGCTCAAGTATTGCAAACCGAGCATGGTCCACGTATAGTATTGCAAGGCCTGGTGGGCAACGATTTCACTGCACAACAACTGCAATTGGTGCAAACGCAGGTGAAGCAGCAACTAATGAAGG CTCAAGAGTCAAATGGCAAACTTGGTGTTCTAGGCCCAACAAAAATATACTTGGCGGTACAGCCGGAAAATGCAGTTCAATCACAGCCACCTCCTCTAACACCAGTTCACCAATCGGCTGCGCATCAGCAA ACCAACAACATCGAAATCGACGCCGATACGCTAGCAACAACTTACGAAGCCAATTCAACTATTAAAGATATAGCCATTAATAATGGCGATGATCAGGAAAACAGTAAATGTgcagaaacagaaaattctAATATTACAACTAATGAGTCCTTTGCCGGTACATCTTCCCTATTAGAGGGTTCAGAGCAAAAGGAACCAACTAATCTTGCCGGCTTCGATATATCAGAAACAGACttagaaaataaacaaaacgaaaGCTTCGTTGTTACCAGAGGATACATACAGAAGT CTATTTCAAATGCTTTGAAACAAGGTAATTTAAGTCCGGAACTTGAAGAAAAACTTGTTTGTATGCAGAAGCAACAAGAAAATGCGAATTCGACGAATGAGTGGGAATCATGCTCAAGGAGCAGTGTGAATGAGGAAGCACTTACTTCCAGTCGCCAAACCGATGACACTGAATGGAAAATTCGTACTTCCTTAAAACGCCCAAATGCTATGACAACAAGCAGCCAATTTAAtcgaattttaaaaaaaaatcggaGCAAGAATGACGAAGTCGCTGAACTTGGAGAACAAAAGCAATCCCAGTTGGAACGTCATAAAGAATtgcttaaaaaaaatattttgcgcAAGCGTTCCTTATTAGAGCGCAATTTACAAAGCGAAATACACGAAGATGTAAAAACTAAAGTCCAAAGACATGTACGCCCCTTAAGTAACGCTTCACCGGACGAACATAGCGAAAATGAAAGAAGTGGCGAACCAAATTTAGATTTTAAACG GACAGAGGTGCAGAACCCCAGACATGGCGCCGGCCGACCAAAAAAGTTGAcaagaaaaaaggaaaagttgTATTGCATTTGCCGTACTCCATATGATGACACAAA GTTTTACGTGGGGTGCGACTTGTGCAGCAATTGGTTCCATGGGGATTGTGTCAGTATTACCGAGGAAGCTTCTAAAAAACTATCGGAGTTCATTTGCATTGATTGCAAGAGGGCGAGAGAAACGCAACAGCTTTACTGTAGCTGTCGTCAACCATATGACGAGTCACAATTTTATATATGCTGTGATAAGTGCCAGGATTGGTTTCATGGCCGTTGCGTTGGAATACTTCAGAGCGAAGCAGAGTTTATTGATGAATATGTTTGCCCTGAATGCCAACGCAAAAACGATGCTAACGctgcaaatatgaaaaaactGACTCCAAATGACGTTGAAGAGCTGAAAAACTTAATTAAGCAGATGCAG TTACACAAAAGTGCTTGGCCATTTATGGAACCGGTTGATCCGAAGGAAGCACCCGATTATTACAAAGTGATTAAAGAGCCAATGG ATCTCAAACGGATGGAAATTAAACTCGAATCAAACACCTATACGAAACTAGCTGAGTTCATAGGCGATATGACAAAAATTTTTGACAACTGCCGTTACTATAACCCAAAAGAATCATCCTTTTATAAGTGTGCTGAAGCACTAGAGTCATACTTtgtgcaaaaaattaaaaattttcgCGAAAATGTTTTTGGCCAAAGGACATAA